Proteins encoded in a region of the Elizabethkingia bruuniana genome:
- a CDS encoding HdeD family acid-resistance protein: protein MDNYNNPGRLWFLPLITGILFIVVGIWIFKTPMESYLTLSIFFAVTFLISGLFEIIHALSNTHLRNWGWSLAGGLIDLLFGIIMISSPLLSATVLALYVGFIILFRSFMSIGFALNLRELQSKSWASPLIFGIIGVVFAIIMIVNPAFGGLSIIIYTALAFILVGVVQILFAFMIKKLKR, encoded by the coding sequence ATGGACAATTACAACAACCCCGGTAGACTTTGGTTTCTTCCTCTTATCACAGGTATCCTCTTTATCGTTGTAGGAATCTGGATTTTCAAAACTCCAATGGAATCTTATCTTACACTTTCAATATTTTTCGCTGTAACTTTTCTGATTAGCGGACTGTTCGAAATTATTCATGCATTAAGCAATACCCATCTCCGCAACTGGGGCTGGTCTCTTGCCGGTGGACTTATCGACTTATTGTTCGGTATCATTATGATTTCATCTCCCCTACTGTCTGCTACTGTACTAGCATTATATGTAGGTTTTATTATTCTCTTCCGTTCTTTTATGAGTATAGGCTTTGCTCTTAACCTCAGAGAACTTCAGTCCAAATCATGGGCAAGCCCGCTGATCTTCGGAATAATAGGCGTTGTCTTCGCCATAATAATGATTGTTAACCCTGCATTTGGCGGTTTAAGTATCATTATCTATACAGCTCTGGCATTCATTCTTGTAGGCGTTGTACAGATTTTATTTGCCTTTATGATCAAAAAACTAAAAAGATAA
- a CDS encoding NAD(P)-dependent oxidoreductase: MKVAVIGATGFVGSHIVSELANRNHEVTAISRNTNENQLSENVKSVATDVTNTAQLAEALKGNDVVISSYNAGWTNPNLYNDFLAGSESIQQAVKDAGVKRLIIVGGAGSLLIDGKKVVDGPDFPEAYKPGAKAASDYLDIIRNEQNLDWTFFSPALAMNPGNPGERTGKYRTGLDTPVFDADGNSYLSVADTAVALVDEAENPKHIKERFTAAY; this comes from the coding sequence ATGAAAGTAGCAGTAATCGGAGCCACAGGATTTGTTGGTTCACATATCGTAAGCGAGTTAGCAAACAGAAATCACGAAGTAACAGCGATTTCCAGAAACACAAATGAAAACCAGCTTTCTGAAAATGTAAAATCTGTTGCCACAGATGTTACTAATACAGCACAATTAGCAGAAGCACTAAAAGGTAATGATGTTGTAATCTCTTCGTACAACGCAGGATGGACAAACCCAAATCTTTACAATGATTTTTTAGCAGGATCTGAAAGCATTCAACAGGCAGTAAAAGACGCTGGTGTTAAAAGATTAATTATTGTAGGTGGAGCTGGTAGCTTATTAATAGATGGTAAGAAAGTAGTTGACGGGCCAGACTTCCCGGAGGCATACAAACCCGGAGCAAAAGCAGCCAGCGACTATCTGGATATCATCCGTAACGAACAAAATCTGGACTGGACATTCTTCAGCCCTGCATTGGCTATGAATCCAGGGAACCCGGGAGAAAGAACCGGAAAATACAGAACAGGTCTGGATACTCCGGTATTCGATGCCGATGGAAACTCTTACCTGTCTGTAGCAGATACAGCTGTAGCCTTGGTAGACGAAGCAGAAAATCCTAAGCATATTAAAGAAAGATTTACAGCTGCTTACTAG
- a CDS encoding acyl-CoA synthetase: protein MKEIFLKVKKLIEEEDFAALSEIKYNKPETFNWVKEIFEGVHLQERPEKTALLWTDGIDTKEYSFRTLSNECNQILNFLRNKGVQQHDIVLTQMMLEPVNWTTILAVIKGGMQLIPAAGILGSKDIAYRFEKTLPVVVFANQDNAYKTDEAEKLIGKRIKVKILVDGNREGWYSLDDIARESTEAEAANTAPDDTLFMFFTSGTTGLPKIVCHSQLSQPFGHLTTASWIGLKESDIHYNISQPGWAKFSWSSFFAPWNIGSTIFAFHTNERFNAAKTLEQIQKHRITTLCAPPTVLRLLINEDLESYNFSLRQCVAAGEPLNPEIIEQWKSGTGIVIRDGFGQTETSCIAGNLPGNIIKFGSMGKPTFMYNVVIADENGKEQPLNEEGNICIKMDKGDMNGVFKGYLYAKDKEEQVFKHGLYYTGDKAYKDEDGYIWFIGRDDDVIKASDYRIGPFEVESILIEHAAVLESAVVGSPHPVKGFEVKAFIILQAGIQASEELAEQLFSFSKEHLAPYKIPRIIEFVQELPKTISGKIRRVELRARESENKAKGIIASHEYNYQKK from the coding sequence ATGAAGGAGATCTTTTTAAAAGTTAAAAAACTTATTGAAGAAGAAGATTTCGCTGCACTAAGTGAAATAAAATACAATAAACCAGAAACCTTTAACTGGGTAAAAGAAATTTTTGAAGGTGTCCATTTACAGGAAAGACCGGAAAAGACAGCTTTACTGTGGACAGATGGAATTGATACAAAAGAATACAGCTTCCGGACACTGAGCAATGAATGCAATCAGATATTAAACTTTTTACGTAACAAAGGTGTTCAGCAGCATGATATTGTCCTGACACAAATGATGCTGGAACCTGTAAACTGGACAACCATTCTTGCTGTAATTAAAGGAGGTATGCAGCTGATTCCCGCAGCTGGTATACTTGGATCAAAGGATATTGCTTATCGTTTTGAAAAAACATTACCGGTGGTGGTTTTCGCTAATCAGGATAATGCATACAAAACCGATGAAGCCGAGAAATTAATTGGTAAACGTATAAAAGTCAAAATTCTGGTTGACGGTAATCGTGAAGGTTGGTACTCCCTGGATGATATTGCTCGGGAGAGTACTGAAGCCGAGGCTGCAAATACAGCTCCGGATGATACGTTATTCATGTTCTTTACTTCCGGGACTACAGGGTTACCCAAAATTGTATGCCATTCACAACTCAGTCAACCATTCGGGCATCTTACCACGGCATCATGGATTGGATTAAAAGAAAGTGATATTCATTACAATATTTCACAGCCCGGATGGGCAAAATTTTCATGGAGCAGCTTTTTTGCACCATGGAATATAGGCTCTACAATTTTTGCCTTTCATACCAATGAGCGTTTTAATGCAGCCAAAACATTGGAGCAAATACAAAAACATAGAATTACTACACTCTGTGCTCCTCCAACTGTTCTCCGTTTATTAATCAATGAAGATTTAGAATCCTATAACTTCAGCCTTCGCCAGTGCGTAGCCGCAGGTGAACCTCTGAATCCGGAGATTATTGAACAATGGAAATCCGGTACCGGAATTGTAATCAGAGACGGTTTCGGCCAAACCGAGACCAGTTGTATTGCAGGCAATCTTCCCGGAAATATTATAAAGTTCGGGTCAATGGGAAAACCTACTTTTATGTATAATGTGGTTATTGCAGACGAAAACGGAAAAGAGCAACCGTTGAATGAAGAAGGCAATATTTGTATAAAAATGGATAAAGGCGATATGAATGGCGTTTTCAAAGGTTATCTATATGCTAAAGACAAAGAAGAACAGGTATTTAAACATGGACTTTATTATACAGGAGATAAGGCTTATAAGGATGAGGACGGTTATATCTGGTTTATAGGCAGAGACGATGATGTAATTAAAGCTTCCGACTACCGAATTGGGCCATTTGAGGTTGAAAGTATTCTTATAGAACATGCGGCTGTGCTGGAAAGTGCAGTTGTTGGTTCTCCCCACCCTGTAAAAGGTTTTGAAGTTAAAGCTTTCATTATATTACAAGCCGGTATTCAGGCCTCAGAAGAATTGGCCGAACAGCTATTCAGTTTCTCGAAAGAACATCTTGCGCCCTATAAAATCCCTCGTATTATCGAATTTGTTCAGGAACTGCCAAAAACCATCAGCGGAAAAATCAGACGTGTAGAACTAAGAGCCAGAGAGTCAGAAAATAAGGCAAAAGGAATTATCGCTTCCCATGAATACAATTACCAGAAAAAATAG
- a CDS encoding Rrf2 family transcriptional regulator, whose product MLNNLRFATAIHILILLEKNPEVWMSSEYIAGSINVNPVVVRKEIKNLKALGYIQSKEGKGGGAKLATDAEKITLAAIYRSVSEDQKGKLNSPNPACPVGRQINEHLTDLYEEINKKTEEVLGQYTLENYSKQFK is encoded by the coding sequence ATGCTTAACAATTTAAGATTTGCAACAGCTATTCATATCCTTATCCTTCTGGAAAAAAATCCTGAAGTATGGATGAGTTCAGAATATATAGCAGGAAGCATAAATGTAAACCCTGTTGTTGTAAGAAAAGAAATAAAAAACCTGAAAGCCTTAGGTTATATACAGAGTAAAGAAGGCAAAGGCGGTGGTGCTAAACTAGCAACGGACGCAGAGAAAATTACACTTGCTGCAATATACCGCAGTGTAAGCGAGGATCAGAAAGGTAAACTAAACTCTCCAAATCCGGCTTGTCCCGTAGGAAGGCAAATCAACGAACACCTGACAGATCTCTACGAGGAAATAAACAAAAAAACTGAAGAAGTTTTAGGACAATACACATTAGAAAATTACAGTAAACAATTTAAATAA